From one Amycolatopsis sp. FDAARGOS 1241 genomic stretch:
- a CDS encoding isocitrate lyase/phosphoenolpyruvate mutase family protein, which translates to MTPFVALHVPGKPLLLPNVWEFGLAAALAADGCPAVGTTSLGVSAAHGFPDGAPGSRDVTVALARALAPLEVMVSVDLADGFSADPAAVADLVVELASMGVVGVNLEDGRADGTLAPVDVQCRLIAAVRAAAPAVFLNARTDTHWLGTGPLSATLTRLRAYADAGADGVFVPGLADPAETAESVAAVDVPLNVLFLPGRTTLAGLASLGVARVSLGSTPYRVALAAALATVAAARDGAPLPVTPPSYGEVAGLLPTP; encoded by the coding sequence ATGACGCCGTTCGTCGCCCTGCACGTGCCCGGGAAACCCTTGCTACTGCCCAACGTCTGGGAGTTCGGCCTCGCGGCCGCCCTCGCCGCGGACGGCTGTCCGGCGGTCGGCACGACGAGCCTGGGCGTGTCGGCCGCGCACGGTTTCCCGGACGGCGCACCGGGTTCGCGGGACGTGACGGTGGCGCTCGCCCGCGCTCTGGCGCCGCTGGAGGTCATGGTCAGCGTCGACCTCGCCGACGGCTTCAGCGCGGACCCCGCGGCGGTGGCCGACCTCGTCGTGGAACTCGCGTCCATGGGCGTCGTCGGCGTCAACCTCGAGGACGGCCGCGCCGACGGAACCCTGGCCCCCGTGGACGTCCAGTGCCGCCTGATCGCGGCCGTGCGCGCCGCCGCGCCGGCCGTGTTCCTCAACGCGCGCACCGACACCCACTGGCTCGGCACTGGTCCGCTGTCCGCCACGCTCACCCGACTGCGCGCCTACGCGGACGCCGGTGCCGACGGCGTGTTCGTCCCCGGGCTCGCCGATCCCGCGGAGACCGCGGAGTCGGTGGCGGCGGTGGACGTGCCGCTCAACGTCCTGTTCCTCCCGGGCCGCACCACGCTGGCCGGCCTCGCCTCTCTGGGGGTGGCGAGGGTGAGCCTCGGCTCGACACCCTACCGCGTGGCGCTGGCCGCCGCCCTGGCGACGGTGGCCGCGGCCCGGGACGGGGCACCGCTGCCCGTGACCCCGCCTTCGTACGGAGAGGTGGCCGGGTTGCTGCCGACTCCGTAG
- a CDS encoding HAD family hydrolase: MLFDVDGTLVDSNYLHVHAWRQAFHEAGRAVDSWRVHRAIGMGSGKLLQTLLGERDAERIGAVVKNRHSDFYREQAELLRPFDRAPDLIRALAGQGIRVVLATSAGPDEIGLLRRVLDVDDAVWGIVAGHDVEATKPDPEPVLAALDRAGTEPENTLFVGDSVWDVRSATAAGLRTVALLSGGVSAAELTGAGAVAVYEDPAALLGDVDQSPLGELLRAA, from the coding sequence GTGCTGTTCGACGTCGACGGCACCCTCGTCGATTCGAACTACCTCCACGTCCACGCCTGGCGCCAGGCGTTCCACGAAGCGGGCCGGGCGGTCGACTCCTGGCGCGTCCACCGGGCCATCGGCATGGGCTCGGGCAAACTGCTGCAAACCCTGCTGGGCGAGCGGGACGCCGAGCGGATCGGCGCGGTGGTGAAGAACCGCCACAGCGATTTCTACCGCGAACAGGCCGAATTGCTGCGGCCGTTCGACCGGGCGCCGGACCTGATCCGCGCCCTGGCCGGCCAGGGGATCCGCGTCGTACTGGCGACCTCGGCCGGCCCGGACGAGATCGGCCTGCTGCGCCGGGTCCTCGACGTCGACGACGCCGTCTGGGGGATCGTCGCCGGCCACGACGTCGAGGCCACCAAACCCGACCCGGAGCCGGTTCTCGCGGCGCTGGACCGCGCCGGCACGGAACCGGAGAACACCCTCTTCGTCGGAGACTCCGTGTGGGACGTCCGGTCCGCGACCGCCGCCGGCCTGCGCACCGTCGCGCTGCTCTCCGGCGGAGTCAGCGCCGCGGAACTCACGGGGGCGGGCGCCGTCGCGGTCTACGAAGACCCCGCCGCCCTGCTCGGCGACGTGGACCAGAGCCCGCTGGGCGAACTCCTGCGGGCAGCGTGA
- a CDS encoding ferritin-like domain-containing protein, whose product MTARPFDLSRRAVLRLGAVSAVALPLAACSGGYDESPDPLAPLLSAADADAAAARALGDPVAAQVADARAAQAAALKTEVDRLNRPKTSTAPAAPASNLAGFKERLATARKQAEDLVPTLPAYRAGLAAAVAAGCASLQRLAPSIGPGDDAQHVAAPAGTGAADAVDSLQKALAAEHAALWVYGTVTAFLPGEYGDALKAGRAEHTARRDVLTQVVEAAGGTPVAPEAAYVPPKPVTDTASASALVASAEQDCSAAWLGLVTHTDDEPLRRMALQALIAAARRGTPWRQEAGEKPTALAMPGQPT is encoded by the coding sequence GTGACCGCAAGACCGTTCGACCTGTCCCGGCGCGCCGTCCTGCGCCTGGGTGCCGTGTCCGCAGTGGCCCTCCCCCTCGCCGCCTGCTCCGGGGGTTACGACGAAAGCCCCGATCCGCTGGCGCCGCTGCTGTCCGCCGCCGACGCGGACGCCGCCGCGGCCCGCGCCCTCGGCGACCCGGTCGCCGCGCAGGTCGCCGACGCGCGCGCCGCGCAGGCCGCCGCCCTGAAAACAGAGGTGGACCGGCTGAACCGGCCGAAGACCTCCACCGCGCCCGCGGCGCCGGCCTCGAACCTCGCCGGCTTCAAGGAGCGCCTGGCCACAGCCCGCAAGCAGGCCGAAGACCTCGTGCCGACGCTGCCGGCCTACCGCGCGGGGCTGGCGGCGGCCGTCGCGGCGGGCTGCGCGAGCCTGCAGCGGCTCGCGCCGAGCATCGGGCCCGGCGACGACGCCCAGCACGTCGCCGCCCCGGCGGGGACCGGCGCGGCCGACGCCGTCGACTCCCTGCAGAAAGCGCTGGCGGCCGAGCACGCCGCGCTGTGGGTGTACGGCACGGTCACAGCGTTCCTGCCGGGCGAGTACGGCGACGCGCTCAAGGCGGGGCGCGCCGAGCACACCGCGCGGCGGGACGTGCTCACCCAGGTGGTCGAGGCCGCGGGCGGCACACCGGTCGCCCCCGAGGCGGCGTACGTGCCACCGAAGCCGGTCACGGACACCGCGTCGGCCTCGGCGCTGGTGGCGAGCGCCGAGCAGGACTGCTCGGCGGCGTGGCTCGGCTTGGTGACCCACACGGACGACGAGCCGCTGCGCCGGATGGCCCTGCAGGCCCTCATCGCCGCGGCACGGCGGGGCACGCCGTGGCGCCAGGAGGCCGGTGAAAAGCCGACGGCGCTCGCGATGCCGGGGCAGCCGACCTGA
- the rimP gene encoding ribosome maturation factor RimP yields the protein MPNELASRLQPIVAEAVSAAGFDLDSFEVQQAGRRQLVKVVVDSDDGVGLDEVAEISRKVSAALDDNEHVLASAYTLEVTSPGLDRPLAQPRHWRRAKFRLVRITPKEGAEYVARVGHAGEERVTVLAGGKLKDVHYQAVAKAVVEIEFKQPPADELRLLEEDASGKSGTQAGQTEAEEESK from the coding sequence GTGCCCAACGAACTCGCCAGCCGGCTTCAGCCGATAGTGGCCGAAGCCGTCTCCGCCGCGGGTTTCGACCTCGACTCCTTCGAGGTGCAGCAGGCCGGCCGTCGGCAGCTGGTCAAGGTCGTCGTCGACTCGGACGACGGAGTCGGGCTGGACGAAGTCGCCGAGATCAGCCGCAAGGTGTCGGCCGCGCTCGACGACAACGAGCACGTGCTGGCGAGCGCGTACACGCTCGAGGTCACCTCACCGGGCCTCGACCGGCCGCTCGCGCAGCCCCGGCACTGGCGGCGCGCGAAGTTCCGGCTGGTCCGCATCACCCCCAAGGAAGGTGCGGAGTACGTCGCCCGGGTGGGCCACGCGGGCGAGGAGCGCGTGACCGTGCTCGCGGGGGGCAAGCTGAAGGACGTGCACTACCAGGCGGTGGCCAAGGCCGTGGTGGAGATCGAGTTCAAGCAGCCGCCCGCCGACGAGCTCAGACTGCTGGAAGAGGACGCGTCCGGCAAGAGCGGCACCCAGGCCGGCCAGACCGAAGCGGAGGAGGAGTCGAAGTGA
- the nusA gene encoding transcription termination factor NusA, with protein MNVDIAALRAIERDKDIPFDTVIEAIETALLTAYKHTEGHQPHARIDIDRKTGLVRVLAHTLTPEGEVDEEWDDTPEGFGRIAATTARQVILQRLRDAEHEKTFGEFSAKEGEIVAGVVQRDARANARGMVVVQVGDTEGVLPVGEQVAGESYEHGTRIKAFVVGVSRSNRGPQIMLSRTHPNLVRKLFALEVPEIADGTVEIAAIAREAGHRTKIAVRSTVPGVNAKGACIGPMGARVRNVMSELAGEKIDIIDYSEDPARFVGNALSPAKVVSVRVVDERAKTARVVVPDFQLSLAIGKEGQNARLAARLTGWRIDIRSDAAPAEPEGDQDHAGQARPAATTGSAE; from the coding sequence GTGAACGTGGACATCGCCGCGCTGCGCGCGATCGAACGGGACAAGGACATCCCCTTCGACACGGTGATCGAGGCCATCGAGACGGCCCTGCTCACCGCCTACAAGCACACCGAGGGGCACCAGCCCCACGCCCGCATCGACATCGACCGCAAGACCGGCCTGGTCCGCGTCCTGGCGCACACCCTCACCCCCGAGGGCGAGGTCGACGAGGAGTGGGACGACACGCCCGAGGGCTTCGGCCGGATCGCGGCCACGACCGCCCGTCAGGTCATCCTGCAGCGGTTGCGCGACGCCGAGCACGAGAAGACCTTCGGCGAGTTCTCCGCCAAGGAGGGCGAGATCGTGGCCGGCGTGGTGCAGCGCGACGCGCGCGCCAACGCCCGCGGCATGGTCGTGGTCCAGGTGGGCGACACGGAGGGCGTGCTGCCGGTCGGCGAGCAGGTGGCGGGGGAGTCCTACGAGCACGGCACCCGCATCAAGGCGTTCGTCGTCGGCGTGTCGCGCAGCAACCGCGGCCCGCAGATCATGCTGTCGCGCACGCACCCGAACCTCGTGCGCAAGCTCTTCGCGCTCGAGGTGCCGGAGATCGCCGACGGCACGGTCGAGATCGCCGCGATCGCGCGCGAAGCGGGGCACCGCACCAAGATCGCGGTCCGCTCCACCGTCCCCGGCGTGAACGCCAAGGGCGCGTGCATCGGCCCCATGGGCGCGCGCGTGCGCAACGTGATGAGCGAGCTGGCCGGCGAGAAGATCGACATCATCGACTACTCAGAGGATCCGGCCCGCTTCGTCGGGAATGCATTGTCGCCGGCGAAGGTTGTTTCGGTACGTGTCGTGGACGAGCGGGCGAAGACAGCCCGCGTCGTCGTGCCCGACTTCCAGCTGTCCCTCGCCATCGGCAAGGAGGGGCAGAACGCCCGTCTCGCGGCCCGGCTCACGGGCTGGCGGATCGACATCCGCAGCGACGCCGCGCCCGCCGAACCGGAGGGTGATCAAGACCACGCCGGCCAGGCGCGGCCCGCCGCGACAACCGGTTCGGCTGAGTGA
- a CDS encoding YlxR family protein, which yields MRTCVGCRQRALIGELLRVVVVDGRLVVDERRRLPGRGAWLHPAPGCLAKAERKRAFPRALRAQGALDAAGLREHPAFATEIGSGNHPEPQ from the coding sequence GTGCGCACGTGTGTCGGTTGCCGGCAGCGGGCCCTGATCGGTGAACTGCTGCGAGTGGTCGTGGTGGACGGGCGGCTGGTCGTCGACGAACGTCGGCGGCTGCCGGGTCGGGGAGCGTGGCTGCACCCCGCACCGGGCTGTCTGGCCAAGGCCGAGCGGAAGCGGGCGTTCCCCCGGGCTCTTCGAGCCCAGGGCGCGCTCGACGCCGCCGGGCTCCGCGAGCACCCGGCGTTCGCCACGGAGATCGGTTCCGGGAACCACCCGGAACCGCAGTGA
- the infB gene encoding translation initiation factor IF-2, whose protein sequence is MPGKARVHELAKELGITSKEVLAKLKEQGEFVKSASSTVEAPVARRLRDAYPAKGGKKSGPTPGPRPTPPAGNSNAAPSAPQAPKPASAAPQHNQQQAPAARPAPAAAQSNGPRPATPGARPGPRPGPRPAPQQPQQQVPAAKAEPAAPKPAPKQDAASSGSGSVVPPKPQGPKPGGPKPGPRTPRVGNNPFGVGSGAPTPRPPAPRPGPGQGGDNRPPRPGGAGGGGDRPAPRPGGGAGGNRPSPGNMPPRPNPGMMPGRTPRPAGPGGGARGGPGGGGRPGGGGGGRPGGGGGGFRGGGGGGGGFRGGPGGGGGGGGFRPGGGAPAGGGGGFRGGGGGRGGPGGRGGTAGAFGRPGGPSRKGRKSKRQKRQEYMDNMQAPSVGGVRLPKGSGETIRLPRGASLTDFAEKIDANPASLVQVLFHLGEMVTATQSVSDDILELLGGEMNYNVQVVSPEEEDRELLETFDITYGEDAGDEEDLQIRPPVVTVMGHVDHGKTRLLDTIRKTKVRESEAGGITQHIGAYQVETELEGNPRLITFIDTPGHEAFTAMRARGANSTDIAVIVVAADDGVMPQTVEAINHAQAAKAPIVVAVNKIDKEGANPQKIRQQLTEYGLVAEEYGGETMFVDISARENINIDGLLEAILLTADATLDLRANPDMEAQGVAIEAHLDRGRGPVATVLVQRGTLRVGDSVVAGDAYGRVRRMVDEYNEDVTEALPSRPVQVIGFTSVPGAGDTFLVVDEDRVARQIAERRSARTRNALNAARRKRVSLEDLDSALKETSSLNLIIKGDNSGTVEALEAALLQLDVGDDVELHVVHRGVGGVTESDIDLATASDAIVLGFNVRAQGKATERATREGVDVRYYTVIYQAIEEIEQALKGMLKPEYEEVELGRAEVREVFKSSKIGTIAGCLVVSGVIRRNARARLLRDGTVVAENLPISSLRRFKDDVVEVREGYECGLTLGSYSDIKVDDVIETYEQREKPRA, encoded by the coding sequence GTGCCAGGCAAGGCCCGCGTACACGAGCTCGCGAAGGAGCTCGGCATCACCAGCAAGGAAGTTCTCGCCAAGCTGAAGGAGCAGGGCGAGTTCGTGAAGTCCGCGTCATCCACCGTCGAGGCGCCCGTCGCCCGCCGCCTGCGTGACGCGTACCCCGCCAAGGGCGGGAAGAAGTCCGGCCCGACCCCCGGCCCGCGGCCCACGCCGCCCGCCGGCAACTCGAACGCTGCCCCGAGCGCCCCGCAGGCCCCCAAGCCCGCGTCGGCCGCCCCGCAGCACAACCAGCAGCAGGCCCCGGCCGCCAGGCCCGCGCCTGCCGCTGCGCAGTCCAACGGACCGCGTCCGGCGACCCCGGGTGCCCGTCCCGGCCCGCGTCCCGGCCCCCGGCCGGCGCCGCAGCAGCCGCAGCAGCAGGTTCCGGCGGCCAAGGCCGAGCCCGCGGCACCGAAGCCCGCTCCGAAGCAGGACGCCGCGTCGTCCGGCTCCGGTTCGGTCGTGCCGCCGAAGCCGCAGGGCCCCAAGCCCGGCGGTCCCAAGCCCGGCCCGCGCACGCCGCGTGTCGGCAACAACCCCTTCGGCGTCGGCTCCGGCGCTCCGACCCCGCGTCCGCCGGCCCCGCGCCCCGGCCCGGGTCAGGGCGGCGACAACCGGCCGCCGCGTCCCGGCGGTGCCGGTGGCGGCGGTGACCGGCCCGCGCCGCGGCCCGGTGGTGGCGCCGGTGGCAACCGGCCCAGCCCGGGCAACATGCCCCCGCGCCCGAACCCCGGCATGATGCCGGGCCGCACCCCGCGTCCGGCCGGTCCGGGCGGCGGTGCCCGTGGCGGCCCCGGTGGCGGCGGTCGTCCCGGTGGTGGCGGCGGTGGCCGTCCCGGTGGGGGCGGCGGCGGCTTCCGCGGTGGCGGCGGCGGTGGCGGTGGCTTCCGTGGCGGCCCCGGTGGCGGCGGCGGTGGCGGCGGCTTCCGGCCCGGTGGCGGTGCCCCGGCCGGCGGTGGCGGCGGCTTCCGCGGTGGCGGCGGTGGTCGTGGCGGCCCCGGTGGCCGTGGCGGTACCGCGGGTGCCTTCGGGCGTCCGGGTGGTCCCTCGCGCAAGGGCCGCAAGTCGAAGCGGCAGAAGCGCCAGGAGTACATGGACAACATGCAGGCGCCCAGCGTCGGTGGCGTCCGCCTGCCCAAGGGCAGTGGCGAGACGATCCGGCTGCCGCGCGGTGCCTCGCTGACCGACTTCGCCGAGAAGATCGACGCCAACCCGGCTTCGCTGGTGCAGGTGCTCTTCCACCTCGGCGAGATGGTCACGGCGACGCAGTCCGTGTCCGACGACATCCTCGAGCTGCTCGGCGGCGAGATGAACTACAACGTTCAGGTCGTCTCGCCCGAGGAGGAGGACCGCGAGCTGCTGGAGACCTTCGACATCACCTACGGCGAAGACGCCGGTGACGAGGAGGACCTCCAGATCCGGCCGCCGGTCGTGACCGTCATGGGTCACGTCGACCACGGTAAGACGCGACTGCTCGACACGATCCGCAAGACCAAGGTCCGCGAGAGCGAGGCCGGTGGCATCACCCAGCACATCGGTGCCTACCAGGTCGAGACGGAGCTCGAGGGCAACCCGCGCCTGATCACCTTCATCGACACCCCGGGTCACGAGGCGTTCACCGCCATGCGTGCCCGTGGTGCGAACTCGACGGACATCGCGGTGATCGTGGTGGCCGCCGACGACGGGGTCATGCCGCAGACGGTCGAGGCGATCAACCACGCCCAGGCCGCCAAGGCGCCGATCGTGGTCGCGGTCAACAAGATCGACAAGGAAGGCGCGAACCCGCAGAAGATCCGCCAGCAGCTCACCGAGTACGGGCTGGTCGCCGAGGAGTACGGCGGCGAGACGATGTTCGTGGACATCTCCGCGCGGGAGAACATCAACATCGACGGCCTGCTGGAAGCGATCCTGCTGACCGCCGACGCCACGCTGGACCTCCGGGCCAACCCGGACATGGAGGCCCAGGGTGTCGCGATCGAGGCGCACCTCGACCGCGGCCGCGGCCCGGTGGCCACGGTCCTGGTCCAGCGCGGCACGCTGCGCGTCGGCGACTCGGTCGTGGCGGGTGACGCCTACGGCCGCGTGCGCCGGATGGTCGACGAGTACAACGAGGACGTCACGGAGGCCCTGCCTTCGCGGCCCGTCCAGGTCATCGGGTTCACCTCGGTGCCGGGCGCGGGCGACACGTTCCTGGTGGTCGACGAGGACCGCGTCGCCCGGCAGATCGCCGAGCGCCGCTCCGCCCGGACGCGCAACGCGCTCAACGCCGCGCGCCGCAAGCGGGTCAGCCTCGAGGACCTCGACTCCGCCTTGAAGGAGACGAGCAGCCTCAACCTGATCATCAAGGGTGACAACTCGGGTACCGTCGAAGCGCTCGAGGCGGCCCTGCTCCAGCTGGACGTCGGTGACGACGTCGAGCTGCACGTGGTGCACCGCGGTGTCGGTGGCGTGACCGAATCGGACATCGACCTGGCGACTGCGTCCGACGCGATCGTGCTCGGCTTCAACGTCCGGGCCCAGGGCAAGGCGACCGAGCGGGCCACCCGCGAGGGCGTCGACGTCCGGTACTACACGGTCATCTACCAGGCGATCGAAGAGATCGAGCAGGCTCTCAAGGGCATGCTCAAGCCGGAGTACGAAGAGGTCGAGCTGGGCCGCGCCGAGGTCCGCGAGGTCTTCAAGTCCTCCAAGATCGGCACGATCGCCGGTTGCCTGGTCGTGTCCGGCGTGATCCGGCGCAACGCCAGGGCGCGCCTGCTCCGCGACGGCACCGTCGTGGCCGAGAACCTGCCCATCAGCTCGCTGCGGCGGTTCAAGGACGACGTGGTCGAGGTCCGTGAAGGGTACGAGTGCGGTCTGACGCTGGGCTCGTACAGCGACATCAAGGTCGACGACGTGATCGAGACCTACGAACAGCGGGAGAAGCCCCGCGCCTGA
- a CDS encoding DUF503 domain-containing protein — MYVGALELDILLDDVHSLKQKRSVIKPVVAEVRKRFAVSVAEAGHLDLHRRALIGVAVVAAGGEHVRDVLDSCERFVASRPEFALLSAHRRLLGPDD; from the coding sequence ATGTACGTCGGAGCTCTTGAGCTCGACATCCTGCTCGACGACGTGCACTCGTTGAAGCAGAAGCGGTCCGTGATCAAACCGGTGGTGGCGGAGGTGCGCAAGCGCTTCGCCGTATCGGTGGCCGAAGCCGGTCACCTCGACCTCCACCGGCGAGCCCTCATCGGGGTGGCCGTCGTCGCCGCGGGTGGCGAGCACGTCCGGGACGTGCTCGACTCCTGTGAGCGGTTCGTGGCCTCGCGACCGGAGTTCGCCCTGCTGTCGGCGCACCGCCGGCTACTGGGACCGGACGATTAG
- the rbfA gene encoding 30S ribosome-binding factor RbfA, whose translation MADPARARKLAKRISQIVASAIEHDVKDPRLGSVTITDTKITADLHDATVYYTVLGENLDSAPDFAGAAAALESARGVLRTKVGQGTGVRYTPTLTFVADSIPDDARRIEELLAKAREADAEVARQATGAQHAGEADPYKAPRPDEDTAEDTDEDAVDDELTEEETRG comes from the coding sequence ATGGCCGATCCTGCTCGGGCTCGCAAGCTCGCCAAGCGGATCTCTCAGATCGTCGCGTCGGCGATCGAGCACGACGTCAAGGACCCGCGGCTGGGTTCGGTGACCATCACCGATACCAAGATCACCGCGGACCTGCACGACGCCACGGTGTACTACACGGTGCTGGGCGAGAACCTCGACTCGGCGCCGGACTTCGCGGGCGCCGCGGCGGCCCTCGAGTCGGCGCGGGGAGTCCTGCGCACCAAGGTCGGGCAGGGCACCGGCGTCCGCTACACCCCGACCCTCACCTTCGTCGCCGACAGCATCCCCGACGACGCCCGGCGCATCGAGGAGCTGCTCGCGAAGGCCCGTGAGGCCGACGCGGAGGTCGCCCGCCAGGCGACGGGCGCCCAGCACGCCGGCGAAGCCGATCCGTACAAGGCCCCGCGCCCGGACGAAGACACTGCCGAGGACACTGATGAGGACGCTGTCGACGACGAGCTGACCGAAGAGGAGACCCGAGGCTGA
- a CDS encoding MarR family transcriptional regulator: protein MRTNRARLDAQAASASALSDSQAQLVTPLARLGAMTIGELATEARMAQPTVTRSVKSLETAGLVHRPPRPR, encoded by the coding sequence ATGCGCACCAACCGCGCCCGCCTCGACGCCCAGGCCGCCTCCGCGTCCGCCCTCAGCGACTCCCAGGCCCAGCTCGTCACCCCCCTGGCCCGGCTCGGCGCCATGACCATCGGCGAACTGGCCACGGAAGCCCGAATGGCCCAGCCGACCGTGACGCGCTCGGTGAAGTCCCTCGAAACCGCCGGCCTGGTCCACCGCCCCCCACGCCCACGATGA
- a CDS encoding amidohydrolase family protein: protein MVRKVALEKHFGTSDPDIVEQPREHFTERTRPPHRRQPLDVQGERLRLMDEAGIELVVLSLLAPGIQGLPQRAQALDWARRTNDVAARHVELRPDRFAAFAALPLQDPEAAATELRRR, encoded by the coding sequence ATGGTCCGGAAGGTCGCCCTCGAAAAGCACTTCGGCACGAGCGACCCCGACATCGTGGAGCAGCCGCGCGAGCACTTCACCGAGCGCACGCGGCCGCCACACCGGCGGCAGCCGCTCGACGTCCAGGGCGAGCGCCTGCGGCTGATGGACGAAGCCGGCATTGAGCTGGTCGTGCTCTCCCTGCTGGCGCCCGGGATCCAGGGGCTGCCGCAGCGCGCGCAGGCGCTCGACTGGGCGCGGCGCACCAACGACGTCGCCGCGCGCCACGTCGAGCTGCGCCCCGATCGGTTCGCCGCGTTTGCGGCACTTCCGTTGCAGGATCCGGAAGCCGCGGCGACCGAGCTGCGCAGGCGGTGA
- a CDS encoding amidohydrolase family protein, translating to MLEGHPWLYGSAWGFSVETGTHALRLMAGGLFDEHPGVQVILGHLSELVPFNIWRTDHRLKVKPAGIPARKPLREYLRSNFHLTTSGNFSTPALRFTLDEVGADRVLFSADCPFESMGEAAGWFDALDLDREAHEKIAAGNARRLLGL from the coding sequence ATGCTCGAGGGCCACCCGTGGCTCTACGGCTCGGCGTGGGGCTTCTCCGTCGAGACCGGCACGCACGCGTTGCGGCTCATGGCCGGTGGCCTGTTCGACGAACACCCGGGCGTGCAGGTGATCCTCGGGCACCTGAGCGAGCTGGTGCCGTTCAACATCTGGCGCACGGACCACCGGCTGAAGGTGAAGCCGGCCGGCATCCCGGCACGCAAACCGCTGCGCGAATACCTGCGCTCGAACTTCCACCTGACCACGAGCGGCAACTTCTCCACGCCCGCGCTGCGGTTCACCCTCGACGAGGTCGGTGCCGACCGCGTGCTGTTCTCCGCCGACTGCCCGTTCGAGTCCATGGGGGAGGCCGCCGGGTGGTTCGACGCGCTGGACCTCGACCGGGAGGCGCACGAGAAGATCGCCGCCGGCAACGCGCGGAGGCTCCTCGGCCTCTGA
- a CDS encoding TRM11 family methyltransferase — translation MPEYVILVHPSANRVYAASAPSLLRAELAVFGAAGSAGELSAAEEVELGGVGYVKFASPEPLSEAEVALLANLSSLYALFELGDGVLRPITVRPLAKTDSDLLTIQKYAGKTNEQFTKLLLNITLLATDAPAAWLERPLRLLDPLCGRGTTLNQAVMYGFDATGLDVDGKDFEAYEQFIKTWLRTKRVKHTADSGQLRRNKLRLGRRLDVEYSFDKDDYKAGRTRRLTYFNADTLTTDELLKPGSVDVIVTDAPYGVQHGSHREAGLARSPRDLLAAAVPVWTRVLRPGGALGISWNTNVLPREDLVAVLARAGLDVREGGPYEEFAHRVDQAIVRDLVVAAKPA, via the coding sequence ATGCCTGAGTACGTGATTCTCGTTCACCCGTCCGCCAACCGGGTCTACGCCGCGTCCGCCCCTTCGCTGCTGCGCGCCGAGCTGGCGGTGTTCGGCGCGGCCGGGTCCGCCGGCGAGCTGTCGGCGGCCGAGGAGGTCGAGCTCGGCGGCGTCGGCTACGTCAAGTTCGCGAGCCCCGAGCCGCTGTCCGAAGCGGAAGTCGCGCTCCTGGCCAACCTGTCTTCGCTGTACGCGCTGTTCGAGCTCGGCGACGGCGTGTTGCGCCCGATCACCGTGCGGCCACTGGCGAAGACGGACTCCGACCTGCTCACGATCCAGAAGTACGCGGGCAAGACCAACGAGCAGTTCACCAAGCTGCTGCTCAACATCACGCTGCTGGCCACCGATGCGCCGGCCGCGTGGCTCGAGCGCCCGCTGCGGCTGCTCGACCCGCTGTGCGGCCGGGGTACCACGCTGAACCAGGCCGTGATGTACGGCTTCGACGCCACCGGCCTCGACGTGGACGGCAAGGACTTCGAGGCGTACGAGCAGTTCATCAAGACCTGGTTGCGCACCAAGCGCGTGAAGCACACGGCCGATTCGGGACAGCTGCGGCGCAACAAGCTCCGGCTCGGGCGGCGCCTCGACGTCGAGTACTCCTTCGACAAGGACGACTACAAGGCCGGCCGCACGCGCCGGCTCACGTACTTCAACGCCGACACCCTCACCACCGACGAACTCCTCAAGCCCGGGTCCGTCGACGTGATCGTCACCGACGCGCCCTACGGCGTGCAGCACGGCAGCCACCGCGAAGCGGGCCTGGCGCGCAGCCCGCGCGACCTGCTGGCGGCGGCCGTTCCCGTGTGGACCCGCGTGCTGCGGCCGGGTGGCGCGCTCGGGATCTCCTGGAACACCAACGTGCTCCCGCGTGAAGACCTCGTCGCGGTGCTCGCGCGGGCCGGCCTCGACGTGCGCGAGGGCGGCCCCTACGAGGAGTTCGCGCACCGCGTGGACCAGGCCATCGTGCGCGACCTGGTGGTGGCAGCAAAGCCGGCTTGA